TGATTATATCTGCAGATTTCCTCATACTTGATCTCTCTGTGGCAAGTATGGCACTGTTGAGATGCCTGTGGGGTTTTTTgtatgtggttgtgtgtgtttttgtaaatgcAATCCTCACCCGAGGGGGCTGTCGGAAATGCCTATGACAAGTTATGACAGCATATGAAGACGCTGGCTGTGCGTTTGGCTCGTGTGTTtgcagagtgaaaaaaagagcTTTTCAGGTCAGTTGAATGtagcttctgtctgtgtgtgaatgctctCGACGGGCCTCGAGTGTGTATTTATATCTACACATGGCAGCACGTACTGTAGGGTGAAGATGACGTTCTGCCAGATGCAGCCGAGAAAACCTGCAGGACTGAGAGCTACTGTGTGACACAGAGCGAGAGGCTGGTATCTTGTggctctctttgtgtgtttctgtgagcaTTTTAGTGGAAAATCTGAGACACTGCTTATTCCCAGCTGCAGACTGAGGAATGCCGTGCACATGTTTTTCCACAGAGTTGTAGATTTTCTGTATTACAGACGCCGTCTGTCTGTTGTGGTCACTTTATTGCATCGGGCACTGTTCCTGTAAGCCAAAGAAACTAATAAACCCAAATAAGAAGCTGCAACTgcaatgtttgacatttttgtcaaaataaCTGTCAATTATTTATCTGCCAATCTGACTGTTGGATTAAtcaattgtttcagctctgaaaTAACTGTCATCATCAGTCAGCAATCATTAGTTGCAACTTGAATACTCAACACCTACTTTTTCTTCCTTGTGtcctttctgttttctgtctcaggAGAAACAGTATGTGGGTTTTGCAACTTTGCCCAACCAGGTCCACAGGAAGTCTGTGAAGAAAGGCTTCGACTTCACGCTGATGGTGGCAGGTCAGTTTGTGCTTGGAGATGCTTACACACAGTTTATTAGGTAGCTAATACTAATGCAGCCCTGCAACTAACCTTatcatacctgtgtgtgtgctgcaggagaGTCTGGTATGGGTAAATCCACCCTGGTCAACAGCCTGTTCCTCACAGACCTCTACAAAGACAGGAAGTTACTGAATGCTGAGGGTGAGTcttcatgttatttattatctcTTCGTATCAGTTATGATGAATGCAACGCTCTGTGAATAAAGACACTCTGAGGTCTGGTGTTTATGTAAATCAgaccaccatccatccattaaatttactattacatTTGTTACGCAGCTGCAGTTAAGAAGTCCAGTTTGAACCAGTGTGTGAACcgtatttacattttagttaGTCCACTTGGCTATCCTATAGTGATACCTGTGAATTTCTGGGTGCAACTATTGAACAACTAGTTTGTGCGGTGCAACCTGTTTTGATTGAATGGAGCGTTAATATGTTataattatgttaaattaaCTGGTGCAACTGGCTCCAGAGTacaaaatgtgtattcatccaacaaatgcactatttagTCCTGCATATAAACACTATAGTCTAATCTGAATTAGTAAAGTGttatggagaaattgctgaagtcaataGGCAATGGTGatgtcaggagggaagaaagtgttcaggagcctctgatgtcttatgctataatatttattgatacttggccaaggagaattagagacaccctcaaagtacatcagaagtgcctgagtgggtctcacattctgcccaactcatgctggtggtcaaactttaaaccccaagataacaccacaaatactatacgcccagaattagtcaaagagaatgtatttacccatgtttgtgttactgtcggcacattctagtctggagatgtctgtttatgttaaagaaacgtcaacggcaagctatctgttatgtctaggaaggcagcaataggtcccttcgaccctggccaccagggttgagatagactggcacctactgttctcaaccaaagccaaacaagtactactgccaaggacctcaaggcccacacgtgaccccatgtaacctaaggatagaaattCCATACCATAAAGCAGCTTTGTTATTTGTTGACTAATGTCTATCAAATGTGCCTCTATCATTAAAAGCATAGAAAAACAGCTCATTTCCTTCCCATCACCTTCTCCTTACGCAGAGCGTATTAACCAAACTGTGGAGATCATCAAACACACTGTAGACATCGAGGAGAAAGGAGTAAAGCTCAAGCTGACCATCGTAGACACGCCAGGGTTCGGAGACGCCGTCAACAACAATGAGTGGTGAGCTGGAAGATGTGCTGGTCTAATGCCTGATTCAGCCTGCTCGCTTGAATTCATTGAGCCTGAAGGAGGTGCtaatgtgatctgtgtgtgtgtgtgtgtgtgtgtgtttgtgtgtgtgtcccagctGGAAGCCAATCACAGACTACATAGATCAGCAGTTTGAACAATACTTCAGGGATGAGAGTGGGCTGAACAGAAAGAACATCCAGGACAACCGAGTCCACTGCTGCTTGTACTTCATCCCACCATTTGGGCACGggtaataacacacacacacacacaaatgaatgtcATTCACGGTCAGTGACGAGGTGAAATAACACATCATGACAGTGGACGTAGGTGCAGAGAAGCAACTCTAACAACTTTTGCTGATTTTCTGGAAAGAATCATCAATTAAAACTTTTAATCTGGACTTTAATTACTCCGCTGGGATGCTCACTCTGGATTTCTTTCCACAGGCTGCGTCCGGTAGATGTTGAGTTCATGAAGGCTCTGCATGAAAAAGTTAACATAATCCCACTCATTGCAAAAGCCGACTGCCTCACACCCAACGAGATAAAAAAGCTTAAAGACAGAGTGAGTCCCGGAGCTGCAGCTCCACAGTaaattcaacatgttttcatgtatgCAGATTGTTCACTGTAGACATCATtctgatttatgtgtgtgtgtccagataCGAGAGGAAATAGACAAGTTTGGGATCAAAGTGTACCAGTTCCCAGAATGTGACtctgatgaggatgaagagttCAAACAACTTGACAAAGAGCTGAAGGTGAGTCTGCATGGTCAGATACCTGTTACAGAGTCCAGTTCATTAACTGAACATGTTGTCCCAGAAACCTCTTTTTCAGGAAATCCTTTGTCACAAAAGGAAATTTTATTCACCTCTGAAGTACATATGGTGGTGGCAGAAATCTCAAAGACAGATATCTCAAAACCTGGACACataaaactatctgcatggctagatcgcattttcacagcagacattttgacttgtcaaacacaggtgtaaGAAACGTCATTATTACCTGCTGCTTTGCATCGTAATGACTGCAGGAGTGGAGCCATCGCTTTGTGATTAAAAACTGTCTTTATGCTCTGACAAAGATCATACGATGAGGTTTACAGCTCTAGAAAGATCTAGTAATAAGTGTATCTTGAGTTGAGATTTGAGAGAATGAACTTTCAACCCTTTAACTGATCTGAAAATTAAGTGTAGGACCAGTTTTTGGTTTTCAACTTGAATGCACTGATCAGctgggaaaatgtgttttagataaataaacagcaaacagtTTTTTACATGTCGCAACACTCCCAGTCACACTTGTCTTTAGCTGCTTAGTGGCCATTTGTAAGCATGTATAACTCCGTGAAGATGATCTCTGGATAgataaaggttttaaaaaacaagtgtCTCGGCAGGAGTGCACCCCTTTCGCTGTAATCGGCAGTAACACAGTGGTGGAAGCTAGAgggcagagagtgagagggagactGTACCCCTGGGGAATCGTTGAAGGTATGTTTATCTtatatatgacaaaaaaaattggACACGGTTTGAAAGTCATGACTTGTagtattgattaaaaaaaatgtctttgcacAGTGGAAAACCAGTCGCATTGTGACTTTGTGAAACTGAGGAACATGCTGATTCGGTCACACATGCATGACCTCAAAGACGTGACCTGTGACGTTCACTATGAAAACTACAGAGCGCAGTGCATACAGGAAATGACCAGGTATGTGTGAACTGAGTTTCAGTGgtgagaaatgaaacattagagagagagagagagagagagtgcaaagATCTCAGATAACTGATGCTGTTTACAGATTTGATGATGTTTACAGATTTGAGTACAgttttcttattcttcttctcagtaAACTGGCTCAGGACAACCGCATGGAGAGTCCCATCCCCATCCTGCCGCTCTCCACCCCGGATGTGGAGACAGAGAAACTAATCAAAATGAAAGATGAGGAGGTAAGAAACAACTTCTGCGGTTTCACCAAACAATCAGTGTTTTGATTTCTGTTACAGCAGGgattattttttcatgaatGTATCTTAGATCAGTCACAGGTCTCCACTTGGTCCCGCCCTATAGTCTGTATACTGAAACATGAAGATGATGTCTCTGTGCCAGTACAAGCATAGATAGCCACTCACTTAACTGTTAAATGACcacatgaaaatgaaagtacttttactgaagCACTGTGCTTAACTATAAATTTGAGGTATTTGCAGTACATGTGTATTTTATGCAACTGTATACTTCACGAAatctcagaggcaaatattactattatattAAGTATTACTTTATGGGATGAGAAGGTTCtcctattttttaaaactaaatgacATGCGTCTTAATGCCggcatacatatatacatatacaaatcTTATCAAATTGatgttcaatatttaaaaagaaagaaggaagtaCACTATGTCATCCTATCAGTCAGTTATAACCCGAACAggtgtacatatatttatacagtacacatacatAACATACCATACAATGTGGGTCTATTTTCCACTGATATATATCAAATGCTTTTCCCATAtagaaatatatgtatatacatatatatatataaatattactgCAGAGGCCCCTAATATATGTATACATTTGGACCAAAATCTAACTTTTcattgataataataaaaaataatatacttTAAAATCCACAGCTGAgattattatcttattattatgtCTGTATGATTTTTAATCTATTCTTAGAttaaacacacaccagcattGAATTCAAAGGCTACTTTTAGCATCACATGATCTAAatcaggggtgtcaaacataCGGCCTACTGGCCAGGACTGGCCCACTTTGCAGAGGATGACTTTGTAGAGTGTGAAAGTTTTATTACTTACTTTTTTCTGTAATAAGCAtcaataacataaaaaatatttttgaaggTATTGAATACTGTGTAAAATATTCGGCCCACTTTAGATCAAACTGGGCTGTATGTGGCCCATGAACTGAAATGAGGTCCCCTGATCTAAAggcttcttctgtggtttaatgtttaaaacaattATCATTTAAACAGATGATTTGTTTATATTGGGAGTTCAACCAAACCTTcctttctgtctgcagctgaagaGGATGCAGGAGATGCTGAACaaaatgcagcagcagatgcATGATAAAGACCAGTGATGGATCCTGAGAGCTGGGCTGCAGCGCCGCAGCGCCACCTAGTGTTTCTCTCCTGAACGACAGTGAGACCTTCAGACGTCAAACACAGATATCATGTGTTAGTGGCAACTCTGGCTGTACATTTATCCTCAGTTTGGTGCTT
This genomic stretch from Larimichthys crocea isolate SSNF chromosome III, L_crocea_2.0, whole genome shotgun sequence harbors:
- the septin5a gene encoding septin 5a isoform X2, coding for MTTNMRYKSRIPVKTEESTEEKQYVGFATLPNQVHRKSVKKGFDFTLMVAGESGMGKSTLVNSLFLTDLYKDRKLLNAEERINQTVEIIKHTVDIEEKGVKLKLTIVDTPGFGDAVNNNECWKPITDYIDQQFEQYFRDESGLNRKNIQDNRVHCCLYFIPPFGHGLRPVDVEFMKALHEKVNIIPLIAKADCLTPNEIKKLKDRIREEIDKFGIKVYQFPECDSDEDEEFKQLDKELKECTPFAVIGSNTVVEARGQRVRGRLYPWGIVEVENQSHCDFVKLRNMLIRSHMHDLKDVTCDVHYENYRAQCIQEMTSKLAQDNRMESPIPILPLSTPDVETEKLIKMKDEELKRMQEMLNKMQQQMHDKDQ
- the septin5a gene encoding septin 5a isoform X1, with translation MDAIMLQEKLVERLLCPRVRTARQKEKQYVGFATLPNQVHRKSVKKGFDFTLMVAGESGMGKSTLVNSLFLTDLYKDRKLLNAEERINQTVEIIKHTVDIEEKGVKLKLTIVDTPGFGDAVNNNECWKPITDYIDQQFEQYFRDESGLNRKNIQDNRVHCCLYFIPPFGHGLRPVDVEFMKALHEKVNIIPLIAKADCLTPNEIKKLKDRIREEIDKFGIKVYQFPECDSDEDEEFKQLDKELKECTPFAVIGSNTVVEARGQRVRGRLYPWGIVEVENQSHCDFVKLRNMLIRSHMHDLKDVTCDVHYENYRAQCIQEMTSKLAQDNRMESPIPILPLSTPDVETEKLIKMKDEELKRMQEMLNKMQQQMHDKDQ